Genomic window (Bradyrhizobium sp. 186):
CGTTCCTCATTGAACAGGGTCTAAACCTAAGCACCGATGCGACGAACCTCTTCGTGGACGCTGTTAGCGACAATCTGCTGCCGGCGTTCCAGCGACTGGAGGCGCTCGCGCGTGGTGACTACTCGCCAGACACTCACCCCCAGGTATTCCCTCAGTTCGAGCAACAGGTCAGTGCCCAGCCGCCAGTGAAGGCGCTGGAGCTTTTCGGCGCTTGGGCAAAGGCTGTGCAGCCTGCGGAAGGTACGGTCTATCGTTGGGAAACGGTTTTTAAAGAAGCTGATCGCCATTTTTCTGATGTCAGGAATATAAGTTACGATCAGGCCAAGGTGTGGATGACCGGCTTGGTCAACGAAGAGCGCTCGGCCAACACGGTAGCGACCGCGTGGCGCACTGCCCTCAAAACGGTCTTCTCATGGGGTGTCCTAGAGAAGATTGTCGATAGCAATCCGTTTCCCCAGGTACGCATCAATGTCCCGCGCAAGAACGTCGAGCGCGAGACGAAGGCGTTTGACGCAGCAGAGGTCAAGACAATCTTGTCAGCCGCATCGAGATGCGATGACACGAAGTCGTTCACTGAACGCGCCTGTCGATGGGTGCCTTGGATCTGTGCTTACACGGGGGCTCGCGCGGGAGAAATTACTCAGCTTCGTGCCGGCGACATTCAAGAGCGAGGCGGTCTTTACTTCGCGAGGCTGACACCGTCCGCAGGGAAAATTAAAACGCGAAAGGCCCGCACCGTTCCACTTCACGAACACTTAGTAGCCCAAGGTTTCCTGACCTTCGTTGCGCGGGCTAAAGGGCAGGCTCTATTCTACACAGCCGTTCGCCCAGCAAAGGCAAAGTCTGACGAGCGTCCTCGGCAGAGCCCTGCTGAGCGTATGAGGTCCCAAGTAGGCACCTGGGTGCGTTCGCTCGGGATTGCTGATCCAGAGGTCAGCCCGAACCACGCATGGCGCCATACGTTCAAAGCGATGGCAGCACGTGTTGGGATTGATGAGCGATACAGCGATGCCATTACCGGTCACGTGCCTCCAACAACCGGCAGGAAATACACCACCCCTACCCCCGAGGACCTCGCGGAAGCGCTGAAGAAGTTCCCAAGATACAAGCTGGATTGACAGTGATTGCCGCGAAGCACCCCGGCCTCGAACTCTCGCACGTCCGCTGGACGCCCGACCCCCATGGGCTTACGAGGGGCCAAAAGGGACCATGGTGGGACCGGGTAGGTATTCCGACCACGGCCCGCAGAATACCTCGGAAAATGTAGTAGGTGTGCGTGTGGACCGGGTAGGCCGGGGTGGTTCTGAAACTCTTACTGACATCAGAATTTTGTGTCTTCGCCGTCCCCGTCGTCCTCCCTCGCCGGGAGCACGTACATGCGTACCTTTCGGTCCCCCACCGTTTTGCGAACCTGTGTGGCCCCCGCGAGCCGCAAGGCCGCGCCCACCTCCTTCGTATTCTTCGCCTGCGCACCATAGCCGTCTTTCGACGACTGCCTCGCAAGGGCGTCAAATGAGAACTCGGCTCCAAGCTCGCTACGGAAGTGGCCGCTGACCACGGCGTCGAT
Coding sequences:
- a CDS encoding tyrosine-type recombinase/integrase; protein product: MAVLMAGLKRTSTGVYVARKVIPEDIRPAYGAKYGKAWEEKFHLDAGVSEHEARARFGEWLADIETRIGGLRAAKKNGPQPLTRQSAYALAGRWYSWFLARNEHDLRTPAHWKTLSDTLVWDVIRPHAPEEYEQRPKDDPEWDWKLSAEVREEVRPAIAIEAQTGAFLIEQGLNLSTDATNLFVDAVSDNLLPAFQRLEALARGDYSPDTHPQVFPQFEQQVSAQPPVKALELFGAWAKAVQPAEGTVYRWETVFKEADRHFSDVRNISYDQAKVWMTGLVNEERSANTVATAWRTALKTVFSWGVLEKIVDSNPFPQVRINVPRKNVERETKAFDAAEVKTILSAASRCDDTKSFTERACRWVPWICAYTGARAGEITQLRAGDIQERGGLYFARLTPSAGKIKTRKARTVPLHEHLVAQGFLTFVARAKGQALFYTAVRPAKAKSDERPRQSPAERMRSQVGTWVRSLGIADPEVSPNHAWRHTFKAMAARVGIDERYSDAITGHVPPTTGRKYTTPTPEDLAEALKKFPRYKLD